From a region of the Ruminococcaceae bacterium KH2T8 genome:
- a CDS encoding Membrane protease YdiL, CAAX protease family produces MIEDQIERITYYEGLLTKATGMLDDKSADIKQLSKAIEELESYYTSDLWKKDFAADEEGKLPADLKRGVLSEDGISNVLDRFKELSAGAKATESTKAPKSARKPLAVFYGVTLALSFLVELYCVMTQNENIILFLMWIPGIVGIICAKIFYPKQKTLGFFVKFKFRYVIYGILIPVVYLVVSYLIGWGITKDPTIGLIELSSTINGGTESLQAAIITLAIYFGIGIPISAITATGEELGWRGFAYPLLEQEFGPVKAVLINSGVWALWHLPLIIGGVYQAEVNVVYGIFAFIFCILVISVFFCWSRSVSGSVIPAILLHSVHNLVDQSYLQPLSTKENLPYFAGEQGFVTILIGTLMAYVVIISWKKSRAKIKARG; encoded by the coding sequence ATGATCGAAGATCAGATCGAACGCATTACATATTACGAAGGATTGCTCACGAAAGCGACCGGCATGCTCGACGATAAGAGCGCAGACATAAAGCAACTTTCCAAAGCTATAGAAGAGCTCGAAAGCTACTACACGAGCGACTTGTGGAAGAAGGACTTCGCCGCCGACGAAGAGGGAAAGCTTCCGGCAGACCTTAAAAGAGGAGTGCTCTCCGAGGATGGCATAAGTAATGTGCTCGACAGGTTCAAGGAACTGTCGGCAGGCGCGAAAGCTACTGAAAGCACCAAGGCGCCCAAGAGCGCCCGAAAGCCCTTAGCCGTCTTTTACGGAGTCACGCTGGCACTGAGCTTTTTGGTCGAACTCTACTGTGTCATGACGCAGAATGAGAACATAATATTATTCCTTATGTGGATACCGGGTATCGTCGGTATCATATGCGCGAAGATCTTCTATCCGAAGCAGAAGACGCTCGGATTCTTCGTTAAGTTCAAGTTCAGATATGTTATCTACGGAATACTGATCCCTGTCGTGTATCTTGTAGTTTCTTATCTTATCGGATGGGGAATTACGAAGGACCCCACGATAGGACTTATCGAGCTGTCGTCTACGATCAACGGCGGCACCGAAAGCCTTCAGGCGGCGATCATCACGCTCGCTATTTATTTTGGTATCGGGATCCCGATCAGCGCCATTACCGCAACGGGTGAGGAGCTCGGCTGGAGGGGCTTTGCATATCCTCTCTTAGAGCAGGAGTTCGGTCCCGTGAAGGCAGTTCTTATAAACAGCGGCGTGTGGGCACTGTGGCATCTGCCCTTGATCATCGGAGGCGTCTATCAGGCTGAAGTAAATGTCGTATACGGCATCTTCGCATTCATCTTCTGTATACTGGTGATCTCGGTATTCTTCTGCTGGTCGAGGAGTGTCTCGGGCAGCGTCATCCCCGCGATCCTTCTGCACTCTGTACATAACCTCGTTGATCAGTCATACCTCCAGCCGCTGTCGACTAAGGAGAACCTTCCTTACTTTGCAGGTGAGCAGGGCTTTGTCACGATACTTATCGGTACGCTCATGGCATACGTCGTTATAATCTCGTGGAAGAAAAGTCGCGCGAAGATCAAAGCGCGCGGATGA
- a CDS encoding GNAT acetyltransferase, translating to MSSKVPGEVYALSVEQGYQSGEIYRIGGCLVVHHYCGFVFLRGDVSGRDLNELYERVQSSRRAILFSSDKEISDFCRSIENVNCGRRIFFEYRAGEIALPALPEGAVVRSIDAVDLERIKGHITPDFSWEDRASFLSKGIGYCIAFGDDIAAWAFSAGISDSEIDIGVETAEEYRGRGLSPIVASYMVDHILRLGKTPVWACDAANIASKKVALKVGFEIVGECDRFVLKG from the coding sequence ATGAGCAGTAAGGTCCCGGGCGAAGTCTACGCACTGTCAGTCGAGCAGGGCTATCAAAGCGGCGAGATCTATAGGATCGGCGGGTGCCTTGTTGTGCATCACTACTGCGGATTTGTATTTCTGCGCGGCGATGTTAGTGGGCGCGATCTTAATGAGCTTTACGAGCGCGTTCAAAGCAGCCGGCGCGCCATCCTGTTTTCATCCGATAAGGAGATCTCAGACTTCTGTCGCTCTATTGAGAATGTGAATTGCGGAAGGCGCATATTCTTTGAGTATCGTGCAGGTGAGATCGCTCTGCCTGCGCTTCCGGAAGGCGCTGTGGTGCGATCGATCGATGCTGTTGATCTCGAACGTATCAAAGGCCATATCACTCCCGATTTCTCGTGGGAAGATCGCGCGTCATTCCTTAGTAAAGGTATAGGGTACTGCATCGCTTTCGGAGACGATATCGCCGCTTGGGCATTCTCGGCGGGCATCAGCGACAGCGAGATCGATATCGGCGTTGAGACGGCTGAAGAATATCGCGGCCGGGGGCTTTCGCCGATCGTCGCAAGTTATATGGTCGATCACATCTTGCGACTTGGGAAGACTCCCGTCTGGGCCTGCGACGCCGCCAATATCGCATCAAAGAAAGTCGCGCTCAAGGTCGGCTTTGAGATAGTCGGCGAGTGCGATAGGTTCGTGCTCAAGGGATGA
- a CDS encoding Protein N-acetyltransferase, RimJ/RimL family encodes MEIRRYEDSDLELIKKWSTDEKTHLMWCAGRTDYPITKESFDALLDDISKRCGDVPYVALDDSGVPIGFYCYSYNGDTHEGMLKFVIVDPARRGCGLGRRMIGAAVEKAFSSPEVQAVHLMVFTENPRARKCYEGVGFKERHTTPDAFKCKFGSWGRCNMVIEREQIGRGVSGHEQ; translated from the coding sequence ATGGAAATAAGACGATACGAAGACAGTGATCTCGAACTGATAAAGAAGTGGAGCACGGACGAGAAGACGCACCTGATGTGGTGCGCCGGTCGTACCGATTATCCGATAACGAAAGAGAGCTTCGATGCGCTCCTTGATGACATTTCAAAAAGGTGCGGCGACGTTCCTTATGTGGCACTGGATGACTCGGGGGTCCCGATCGGATTTTACTGCTATTCCTATAACGGTGATACTCATGAAGGTATGCTCAAGTTCGTGATCGTAGATCCCGCGCGTCGCGGGTGCGGATTGGGACGCAGAATGATCGGCGCCGCAGTCGAAAAGGCATTCTCGTCTCCCGAAGTACAGGCAGTTCATCTCATGGTATTCACCGAGAATCCCCGTGCACGAAAGTGTTATGAGGGTGTCGGATTTAAAGAGCGCCACACGACCCCCGATGCATTTAAGTGCAAGTTCGGATCATGGGGCAGATGCAATATGGTGATCGAGCGTGAGCAGATTGGCCGTGGGGTGAGCGGACATGAGCAGTAA
- a CDS encoding CobW/HypB/UreG, nucleotide-binding domain → MIPVYIFTGFLDSGKTTNVRDLVRSMQEADFLRTLLIVCEQGEEEYDADGLSKIGVTLRYIDDELSFNDDVITDLLLEVRPERIIVEYNGMWNVSRPKVIWDPEQILEIMMIDASTFENYLGNLKAVIADRIRSADLIIFGRCDEVADSLSMYRRCCRALNRNAHIVFRNDDGEISFDPADYLPFDLDAEKIELDDDNFAAFYIDAMENPERYVGKTVSYSGMILNSRKNGDHSFIAGRIAMTCCSEDLTVFGFICDAEGEHEFASEEWVDICCVMQKEYSEKFELWHPVCKVSSIVPSKEPGKRIIRVT, encoded by the coding sequence ATGATACCCGTATATATCTTTACGGGATTTCTCGACAGCGGCAAGACGACTAACGTCAGAGACCTTGTGCGCAGCATGCAGGAAGCAGACTTTCTGAGGACGCTTCTCATAGTATGCGAGCAGGGCGAAGAAGAATATGATGCGGACGGGCTGTCAAAGATCGGGGTTACTCTCAGATATATAGATGATGAGCTATCTTTTAATGATGATGTGATCACGGATCTTCTGCTCGAAGTAAGACCCGAGAGGATCATAGTTGAATATAACGGGATGTGGAATGTCTCGCGCCCGAAAGTGATCTGGGATCCCGAGCAGATACTCGAGATCATGATGATCGACGCGTCGACTTTCGAGAATTACCTCGGAAATCTCAAGGCAGTGATCGCGGACCGGATAAGGTCAGCGGATCTTATAATCTTCGGTCGATGCGATGAAGTAGCGGATTCGCTTTCGATGTATCGAAGATGCTGCCGCGCGCTGAACCGAAATGCCCATATAGTTTTCAGGAACGATGACGGAGAGATATCTTTCGATCCCGCCGACTACCTGCCGTTTGACCTCGATGCGGAGAAGATAGAACTCGATGACGATAACTTTGCGGCTTTTTATATCGATGCAATGGAGAATCCTGAACGCTATGTCGGAAAGACAGTCAGCTACAGCGGCATGATCCTTAATTCGCGAAAGAACGGCGACCACTCATTTATTGCGGGTCGGATCGCGATGACATGCTGCTCAGAAGATCTGACAGTATTCGGGTTTATCTGTGACGCGGAAGGTGAACACGAGTTTGCGAGCGAGGAGTGGGTCGATATATGTTGTGTGATGCAGAAGGAGTATTCGGAAAAGTTCGAGTTGTGGCATCCGGTATGCAAAGTGAGTTCGATAGTCCCGAGTAAAGAGCCGGGCAAAAGGATCATCCGTGTGACTTGA
- a CDS encoding GTPase, G3E family: protein MKIQKRKPVTMITGYLGSGKTTVLNELLKSQTGERLAIIVNDLGSINIDASLTKKNSVYEAETKMIEMTNGCICCTLQEAFMEQIERLSEDDNVDSIIVEASGVSNPAAIAYGFLNYQKQRGDSGVYLDSIVTVADADRLYNEFIEDIKGTDGERSEDPDILNLVMDQIEFCNIVLLSKCDLLTREQIDELKDVIRTFQNEAQIYETTYGNIDPKLIFSGEKFDYDKVHSSSALQRALDREEQMEELYEDDYGITSFAFVDPRPFDYDKFIDLVSYRFPEQLIRGKGYMWFKTDDVHVHLFEQAGRNSSVTEVSNWVASMPPEEQEKVFEEFPDLKAEWHEKYGDRLNQLVFIGKDYDKDAFVKDLKACLAE from the coding sequence ATGAAGATACAGAAAAGAAAACCGGTTACAATGATCACGGGATACCTGGGCTCGGGAAAGACTACGGTCCTTAATGAACTGCTCAAGAGCCAGACGGGAGAAAGGCTCGCGATCATCGTAAATGATCTTGGAAGTATCAACATCGACGCATCGCTCACTAAAAAAAACAGTGTTTACGAAGCAGAGACGAAGATGATCGAGATGACGAACGGATGCATATGCTGCACATTGCAGGAAGCATTCATGGAGCAGATCGAGAGGCTCTCTGAAGACGATAACGTAGACAGCATAATCGTCGAAGCATCGGGCGTAAGTAACCCCGCGGCGATCGCATACGGATTTCTTAATTACCAAAAGCAAAGAGGCGACAGCGGCGTATACCTTGATTCGATCGTGACCGTTGCAGATGCCGACAGACTATATAACGAATTCATCGAAGACATCAAGGGTACAGACGGAGAAAGATCCGAAGATCCCGATATCTTAAATCTCGTCATGGATCAGATCGAGTTCTGTAATATCGTGCTCCTGAGTAAATGCGATCTTTTAACTAGGGAGCAGATCGATGAGCTCAAGGATGTCATAAGGACGTTCCAAAATGAAGCTCAGATCTATGAGACAACATACGGAAATATCGATCCGAAGCTCATCTTCAGCGGCGAGAAATTTGATTACGATAAAGTGCACAGTTCATCGGCTCTTCAAAGGGCACTCGACCGTGAGGAACAGATGGAGGAACTCTACGAGGACGACTACGGCATCACGTCTTTTGCTTTCGTGGATCCGAGGCCTTTTGATTACGATAAGTTCATCGATCTCGTAAGCTACCGTTTCCCTGAGCAGCTCATACGAGGTAAGGGATATATGTGGTTCAAGACTGACGATGTTCATGTTCATCTCTTCGAGCAGGCAGGGCGAAATTCCTCCGTCACCGAAGTATCGAACTGGGTCGCATCAATGCCGCCTGAGGAGCAGGAGAAGGTCTTTGAGGAGTTCCCGGATCTCAAGGCCGAGTGGCACGAGAAATACGGCGACAGATTAAATCAGCTCGTGTTCATCGGCAAGGATTACGATAAGGATGCTTTCGTGAAAGATCTGAAAGCGTGCCTCGCTGAGTGA